CGCCGCCCTCACCGCTCTCGGCGGCCGGGTCGACATCCTGGTCAACAATGCCGGCATCTTCCCTGCCAACGGAACCCTGGACACCGACGAGGAGACCTTCGATCGCATCTTCGCCGTCAACGTGAAGGCGCCGTTCTTCCTCACCGCCCAGCTCGCGCCCCACATGACGGAGGCGGGCGGCGGTGCGGTGATCAACCTCGGCTCCTGGGCCGTCCGGCAGGGTCTTCCCCTGGGTGTCGCCTACACCGCGTCCAAGGGCGCGCTGGAGGCTCTGACCCGCTCCTGGTCCGCCGAGTTCGCCGGTCGCGGAATCCGGGTCAACGCCATTTCGCCCGGCGTGGTCCTCACCCCCAACCCCGGCGAGACCGGCCCGAACCCCGCCGAAGCGATGATGAAGGGCACCCCGTACGGCAGCACCGGCACCCCGGAGGCCA
The nucleotide sequence above comes from Streptomyces sp. NL15-2K. Encoded proteins:
- a CDS encoding glucose 1-dehydrogenase, with protein sequence MGTRLQGKTALITGSTSNIGRGVAIAYGREGAHVVVSGRDAERGAEVVAKIRADGGRADFVAAALDGSAAASLALADAALTALGGRVDILVNNAGIFPANGTLDTDEETFDRIFAVNVKAPFFLTAQLAPHMTEAGGGAVINLGSWAVRQGLPLGVAYTASKGALEALTRSWSAEFAGRGIRVNAISPGVVLTPNPGETGPNPAEAMMKGTPYGSTGTPEAIGQAAVYLGSDESAFVHGTVLDVDGGRTAVAVIAG